One part of the Gaiellales bacterium genome encodes these proteins:
- a CDS encoding alkaline phosphatase family protein, producing MRRLILVATATALMLMAGSAGTSAATATTPALASSHVYLIIGENTEYTQVSKIDAPYILGNLKPRSAWLTNYFALTHFSEANYVGMMSGQYTHCQQFDYSAADCHQDVGNLFSQLDGRHVTWQSWMESMPEPCGLTSSGAAKTLNHYGAKHNPAIFFDNIEGSGGVWGAPGDECIANDLPTGGTGPNDMSVFNTAVRNHDTAQFNLVVPNECEDGHDNCQPKKNRLTQFDTFLSREVPIIQGADPNALIIVTFDEGTSNKGPASSKQFTGGGNVVFLALGPLVHPGVYQSTSNHFGLLATLEDGYGAPRLAGASSTDAIGGIWK from the coding sequence TTGCGCCGTCTCATCCTGGTCGCCACGGCGACCGCGCTGATGCTCATGGCCGGATCCGCGGGAACGTCAGCCGCGACCGCGACCACACCCGCGCTCGCCTCGTCACACGTCTACCTGATCATCGGTGAGAACACGGAGTACACCCAGGTCAGCAAGATCGATGCGCCCTACATCCTCGGAAACCTGAAGCCCCGTTCTGCCTGGCTTACCAACTACTTCGCCCTGACGCACTTCTCCGAAGCCAACTACGTCGGCATGATGTCGGGCCAGTACACGCACTGCCAGCAGTTCGACTACTCGGCCGCCGACTGTCACCAGGACGTCGGAAACTTGTTCAGCCAGCTGGATGGCCGGCATGTGACATGGCAGAGCTGGATGGAGTCCATGCCGGAACCGTGCGGCCTGACCAGCTCCGGCGCAGCGAAGACGCTGAACCACTACGGCGCCAAGCACAACCCCGCGATCTTCTTCGACAACATCGAAGGTTCCGGCGGTGTGTGGGGCGCGCCCGGCGATGAGTGCATCGCGAACGACCTGCCAACGGGCGGAACCGGCCCCAACGACATGAGCGTGTTCAACACGGCCGTGCGGAACCACGATACGGCGCAGTTCAACCTCGTCGTCCCCAACGAGTGCGAGGACGGGCACGACAACTGCCAGCCAAAGAAGAACCGCCTCACCCAGTTCGACACCTTCCTGAGCCGGGAGGTGCCGATCATCCAGGGCGCCGACCCCAACGCCCTCATCATCGTGACGTTCGACGAGGGCACCTCCAACAAGGGGCCGGCCAGCTCGAAGCAGTTCACCGGTGGCGGCAACGTCGTATTCCTGGCGCTCGGCCCGCTGGTGCACCCTGGCGTCTACCAGTCGACGTCCAACCACTTCGGGCTGCTTGCGACGCTCGAGGACGGCTACGGCGCTCCGCGGCTCGCCGGCGCCTCGTCGACGGACGCTATCGGCGGCATCTGGAAGTAA
- a CDS encoding DUF1698 domain-containing protein yields the protein MTVITEQDLRHELDRLRPFHHSIELPYGLNTFDAATSRRPVEGVRVDSFVRHAYPALLDRYGGTLAGKRVLDVGCNCGGFSFEAAKAGAEAVMGIDLADRYIEQANLIRRVLGLDQTEFRVMAIEDVTPETVGRFDVVLCLGVLYHLESPVAAMRSLSGVCDDVMLVDTNITASRWLKKPFWRTNVPVPGREDGTTGAWRSDRRVFQCTPNAPAVEQLLDFVGFPDVIQLPNREPSLDRRYKKGRRATFLATAGAVAG from the coding sequence GTGACGGTCATCACCGAGCAGGATCTCAGGCACGAGCTGGACCGGCTGCGGCCGTTTCATCACAGCATCGAGCTGCCGTACGGGCTCAACACCTTCGATGCAGCGACGTCGCGCCGCCCTGTCGAAGGCGTTCGCGTCGACAGCTTCGTTCGTCATGCCTACCCAGCGCTGCTCGACCGCTACGGCGGTACGCTCGCCGGCAAACGCGTGCTGGACGTCGGCTGCAATTGCGGCGGCTTCTCGTTCGAGGCGGCCAAGGCGGGTGCCGAGGCCGTGATGGGGATCGACCTGGCCGACCGGTACATCGAGCAGGCGAACCTGATCCGTCGCGTCCTCGGCCTCGACCAGACCGAGTTCCGTGTCATGGCGATCGAGGATGTCACCCCCGAGACGGTGGGACGGTTCGACGTGGTGCTGTGCCTGGGCGTCCTGTACCACCTGGAAAGCCCGGTGGCGGCGATGCGGTCGCTGAGTGGTGTCTGCGACGACGTCATGCTTGTGGATACGAACATCACCGCCAGTCGCTGGCTGAAGAAGCCGTTCTGGCGGACGAACGTGCCCGTGCCCGGCCGTGAGGACGGCACCACGGGCGCGTGGCGGTCGGACCGCCGCGTATTCCAGTGCACGCCGAATGCGCCGGCGGTCGAACAGCTTCTCGACTTCGTCGGGTTCCCGGATGTGATCCAGCTCCCGAACCGGGAACCTTCCCTGGATCGGCGGTACAAGAAGGGACGCCGAGCAACGTTCCTGGCGACCGCCGGCGCGGTGGCTGGCTGA
- a CDS encoding SDR family oxidoreductase, which yields MSDQQSQGEGLGNQPEPPFPQQRQNPPGTESAMQPRPDYGRESYRGTGRLEGRAAIITGGDSGIGRAVAIAFAREGADVLIAYLEEESDARETVEAVESSGRRCVAIEGDIGDEQHCQSLVRRAMDEFGRLDVLVNNAAHQMEREGILDLPSDEIERVFRTNILAMFWLCKAAIPHMTEGGAIINTASVEAYQPKPALLHYATTKGAIVTFTKGLAQELAPKGIRVNAVAPGPVWTPLIPMSMPPEHVEKFGSSAPIGRAAQPVELAPAYVYLASPESSYTIGTVIGVHGGMPHP from the coding sequence ATGAGCGACCAGCAGAGCCAGGGCGAGGGGCTCGGAAACCAGCCGGAGCCGCCGTTCCCCCAGCAGCGCCAGAACCCGCCGGGCACCGAGTCGGCGATGCAGCCGCGACCCGATTACGGGCGAGAGTCGTACCGCGGAACCGGCCGCCTCGAGGGCCGAGCGGCCATCATCACCGGCGGCGACAGCGGCATCGGCCGCGCGGTCGCGATCGCGTTCGCGCGCGAGGGCGCGGACGTCCTGATCGCCTACCTCGAGGAGGAGTCGGACGCGAGGGAGACGGTCGAGGCGGTCGAGTCGTCGGGCCGGCGCTGCGTTGCCATAGAGGGCGACATCGGCGACGAGCAGCACTGCCAGAGCCTGGTGCGCCGGGCGATGGATGAGTTCGGCCGGCTCGACGTGCTGGTGAACAACGCCGCCCACCAGATGGAGCGCGAGGGCATCCTCGACCTCCCGTCCGACGAGATCGAGCGGGTCTTCCGAACGAACATCCTGGCGATGTTCTGGCTGTGCAAGGCCGCCATCCCTCACATGACGGAGGGGGGCGCGATCATCAACACGGCGTCGGTCGAGGCGTACCAGCCAAAGCCCGCGTTGCTGCACTACGCGACCACGAAGGGCGCGATCGTCACGTTCACGAAGGGACTCGCCCAGGAGCTGGCGCCGAAGGGCATCCGCGTGAACGCCGTCGCGCCGGGGCCGGTGTGGACGCCGCTGATCCCGATGTCGATGCCGCCGGAGCACGTCGAGAAGTTCGGCAGCAGTGCGCCCATCGGGCGCGCGGCGCAGCCGGTCGAGCTGGCGCCGGCGTACGTGTACCTCGCCTCGCCGGAGTCGAGCTACACCATTGGTACGGTGATCGGCGTGCACGGCGGCATGCCGCACCCCTGA